A region of the Lycium barbarum isolate Lr01 chromosome 1, ASM1917538v2, whole genome shotgun sequence genome:
GCAAATCAAGCCCACCAAGAAAAACCAAATTAGTTTCCCTCAACATGAATCTTCTAAAATCCTGACTACATCAGACTTCTGTTCCTCCGTAAGTTCAGTTGGAAATGCTACTAAGAAAGTGACAATCAAGTTCCCTCTGGTCCCTTCCTCTTTGGGCTTAGGCATACCTTGTCCTGCTATAATCTTTTCATAACCAGGACAAATAATATCATCCACGGTTAAACTCATCTTCTCCCCACCCAACAAAGGTATGGAAATAGTGCAACCTGTTAGAGCTTTTACCAATGGGATTTCTACTGCCAACTCCAAATCGTCGCCGTCTCTCTTGAATAGAGGGTGTCGTTTTTCTCCGATCACGAAGATTACATCTGCTGGGGAAGTGCCTAGCCTCTCATTACCTTTGCCTTCAAATGTTATCTTTGTACCTTTTGTCCATCCTGGCTTCACTTTGATTGTTAGTACTTCCTCCTCTTCTGCTAGCCTGAAAAAAATGAACAGAGGACACATCCTCAGCGGATATGATAGTAAGGCATATCACTAACTTAGAGGCTAGTTATTTAATGTTATAACCAATGGAATCAAATAAATAGTACTCCCTCTTCCAAAAAGTATGATAAGCTTCTACTCCTATATTTTATGACAatcttattttttctttaatatacttttatagccacacaaacaTTATGGAATGTTTAAGATCATAGAGTTCAAAAGCCTTATAGCCCCACAAATGTTAGTAGAAATAACGTCCACTGCCCACTTTTTTACTCTAGCTTTGAAAGATAGTCATTGTCATGTTGCTTCAAATTCTATGGGGGAAACTCTATGATCATATCCTGGAGATCATGGAGTTTTACTGGTGGAATTTGAAACTTCATGACAACGGCTGAGTTTTCAGTTAAAGGGGTTGAAAAGTGGCTATTTGTGAATTTTCCCCTCATGTTATGACCTATTTATGACCACAAATATCAAAtatcttcatttctttcttaaatttcaatACAAGTCAAACTAtgccaaaaaaattgaaaaagtggGAGTAACTAATTCCAATAGTAGGTCATATCTACAAGCTAAAGTcagaaaaataacaacaaaaagaGTAGTAAACAAACTCTTACCCAATATCTGTAATTGCATCTCTTGTAACTTTCATCTTCTTAACGCACCCAAAGCACAACTCCTCTAGGGTGCACTCAAGTGTCATTTCCGTAGGTGGTGGCTTTACCAATCCAGTAGAGTTGGAAAACATTATCGGAGTTGAGCTCCTCCGGCTAGCATTACgcgagaacgaggctggtaatgtTGTTGAGGCTGTGGGTGTTTCCCCACCACCATTCCGTAGGCTCACACTCCGCGAAAAGGTTTTTGGAGCTGCATGAGTAGTCACGTCAACATGACTATCATGCGTACGACTGGCATTACGCGAAAGTGTGCCCGTGAATGCCGGTCCAGTACTGCCACCACTagcaccaccaccaccactgcCGTTACTGGAATGAACAAAGTTGTGATTTTTTACGCTTGTGGTCCGAAAAATTCGAGAAATAGTCCTGGAGAGTCGAGAAGGGCTAGTGTTTCTTGAACTAGGAGGACTTGAAATTGGAGAACTTGTGTAGTAATAATGTTCGTTGCTTTGGTGTTTATTATTATTAAGTCGGCCGCCTCCTTGTGCTCCTTCATTGTGTTTATATCTAAATTCTTCAATGTCATCTATGGCTTCATCAACACTGCTTTTCTTTACACTAACCTGCTATTTGATTATTGAAGAGAACATACGTTAGCATCTGCATGCATGTGATGCAACACGCGCATGGACGATTGCAACATGGATTCATCAAGTTTAACTTAACTCAATATTCTTCACACGAAACATTGATATATATGTAAAAAATTCATAAAATTTCGACACATACTAAGTTCTATATAAACCTATAATTGCAAAAGTTCAATGTTTTCAATGGTGATAACAGATATAAAAGTTGAATCCGTCAAATTTAAATTTAAGATCTGCCTTATGCGTGCATACATTCATTAATCGggaacttttttattttttttatttttttcgtgAGACAATTTAGGATTTTCAAACATATGCAAAAATCAAATTATTTTTGGTTAATAGTATTATCTATCTTGATTTCACACGTCTAATTCTGTTTCTGAAAAATGATTAGATCCCTCATTTTCCAATTCTTAAGCAAACAAAGAAAAAGTATATAGAGATATTGGCTCTCGTGAAACAATCGTGCATGTCACATAGATTAAGAAAAGAGGATAATAATTCAATCAAACCTATTAAACGATTTTCTTGCCATCTTttaaatcttatttttgagcaaCATTCATGGGGTTCACATTCTTGTCAACCTAACcaatttgaaagaaaaaataaatggtATACAAGTATACCTTGTGATGATGAAAAAATATATGGTATACAAGTATACCTTGTGATGATGATCTTGGAGGATATTGGATTTGGGCTTTTGATCTTTATGTTGTTGATTATGTGTCTTCTTAGGAGATAAAATTGAGACGAAGGATTTACAAACTTTACACACACTTCCAAAGCCAAAACTGCTGCAAAACTCATGAGATGTGGGCCGTGAATGATCTGCCATGGAACCAACACACAGAAAAAAAttacagagagagagagaaagtgagattAGTTGAAGTCTAATCTTAGAACAGATGATTGGTCAAAAACATAATGCGTTTTAATAGCTATGATTGGTTGAATTTCCTTATTAATccgtgaaaaaaaaaatgatctctttctatatttaaaaacaatttacctttatgcaatgatttatagccacacaaaatatatgtgactcaatttacaccacaagtttaaaagtcttctttactttcttaaacgttgtgcccagtcaaatgggttcacataaattaaaacggagggagtataatttacTGTTACAGTCTCTCTACTTCATGTCTTATCATTTACTACTAATTTATAAGCTTTTACTATTTTGAAAAGAGTTTTTGTGCTATTTTCAAATCTTTTCtgtataaaaataaatatttttgtaaaaaatataaaatttaatataAGTCTGTAAAAAAATACAAATGGCGAGATTGCGGATAAAAAGAGTGTGACGGGCTGACGGCCAAAAATATACCTGTTTGGTCCTTCCTAATTCAGGGGTAATTACCTAATTATACGTATTAAGTTAGCCCTCGTATGAATAGTCATTTGATGGGCTTATTTCCCATTA
Encoded here:
- the LOC132641459 gene encoding uncharacterized protein LOC132641459 isoform X2 — protein: MADHSRPTSHEFCSSFGFGSVCKVCKSFVSILSPKKTHNQQHKDQKPKSNILQDHHHKVSVKKSSVDEAIDDIEEFRYKHNEGAQGGGRLNNNKHQSNEHYYYTSSPISSPPSSRNTSPSRLSRTISRIFRTTSVKNHNFVHSSNGSGGGGASGGSTGPAFTGTLSRNASRTHDSHVDVTTHAAPKTFSRSVSLRNGGGETPTASTTLPASFSRNASRRSSTPIMFSNSTGLVKPPPTEMTLECTLEELCFGCVKKMKVTRDAITDIGLAEEEEVLTIKVKPGWTKGTKITFEGKGNERLGTSPADVIFVIGEKRHPLFKRDGDDLELAVEIPLVKALTGCTISIPLLGGEKMSLTVDDIICPGYEKIIAGQGMPKPKEEGTRGNLIVTFLVAFPTELTEEQKSDVVRILEDSC
- the LOC132641459 gene encoding uncharacterized protein LOC132641459 isoform X1, whose product is MADHSRPTSHEFCSSFGFGSVCKVCKSFVSILSPKKTHNQQHKDQKPKSNILQDHHHKQVSVKKSSVDEAIDDIEEFRYKHNEGAQGGGRLNNNKHQSNEHYYYTSSPISSPPSSRNTSPSRLSRTISRIFRTTSVKNHNFVHSSNGSGGGGASGGSTGPAFTGTLSRNASRTHDSHVDVTTHAAPKTFSRSVSLRNGGGETPTASTTLPASFSRNASRRSSTPIMFSNSTGLVKPPPTEMTLECTLEELCFGCVKKMKVTRDAITDIGLAEEEEVLTIKVKPGWTKGTKITFEGKGNERLGTSPADVIFVIGEKRHPLFKRDGDDLELAVEIPLVKALTGCTISIPLLGGEKMSLTVDDIICPGYEKIIAGQGMPKPKEEGTRGNLIVTFLVAFPTELTEEQKSDVVRILEDSC